In Streptococcus uberis, a single window of DNA contains:
- the folK gene encoding 2-amino-4-hydroxy-6-hydroxymethyldihydropteridine diphosphokinase: MTAVYLSLGSNLLDRYHLLKEALNRLSQLPETHLLAKSSIYETPAWGNTNQGDFLNMACYLETRLEPLEFLHYCQSIETDLGRIRHEKWGPRTIDIDILLFGHQHLDTEELQLPHPFMKERAFVLLPLLEINPELTSDGKSDFLKNYLRNLDKQGIKKYGQTDEKNFS; the protein is encoded by the coding sequence ATGACAGCAGTGTACCTTAGTTTAGGAAGTAATCTTTTAGACCGTTATCATTTATTGAAGGAAGCCCTTAATCGACTGTCACAATTGCCAGAAACACATTTATTGGCTAAGTCTTCCATCTATGAGACACCTGCCTGGGGAAATACTAATCAAGGGGATTTTTTAAATATGGCTTGTTATTTAGAAACACGTTTAGAACCTCTCGAATTTCTCCATTATTGTCAATCCATTGAAACGGATCTTGGCAGAATAAGGCATGAAAAATGGGGCCCAAGAACAATTGATATTGATATCTTATTATTTGGTCACCAACACCTTGATACTGAAGAATTACAACTTCCCCATCCTTTTATGAAAGAAAGAGCTTTTGTTTTACTGCCTTTGCTTGAAATAAATCCAGAACTAACCAGTGATGGGAAGAGTGATTTTCTAAAAAACTATTTAAGGAATCTTGATAAACAAGGTATTAAAAAGTATGGTCAAACAGATGAGAAGAACTTTTCATAA
- the folB gene encoding dihydroneopterin aldolase encodes MDKIVLNGCQFYGYHGALPEEQVIGQIFKLDLELDVDLKAASLSDQLEDTVHYGQVFERVQKIVETQRFALIERLAGFICEDLFEYFPSISAIKISVLKENPPIPGHYDSVGIVLERKR; translated from the coding sequence GGTTGTCAATTTTATGGTTATCATGGTGCCTTACCTGAAGAGCAAGTGATTGGTCAAATTTTTAAGCTTGATTTGGAATTAGATGTTGATTTAAAAGCGGCTTCTTTATCTGACCAACTCGAAGATACTGTCCATTATGGTCAGGTATTTGAAAGAGTTCAAAAGATTGTTGAAACACAACGCTTTGCACTCATCGAACGTCTAGCTGGTTTTATATGTGAAGATCTCTTTGAGTATTTTCCAAGCATTAGTGCTATTAAGATTTCTGTTTTGAAGGAAAATCCACCAATTCCAGGTCATTATGATTCTGTGGGTATCGTATTGGAGAGAAAAAGATGA